TGGGCAGCGGCATGGCGACGGCGTACCACCGGCGCCCGTTGGTCGATGCGGAAGATGTCTCGGCGCTCGCACTGACGAAGCTCGGCAGCGGCTCGGCGTGGCAGGGGTACTACATGTTCCACGGCGGACGGCACTTCGAGGGGGTCCGCTCGACGACGCAGGAGTCGCAGGAGACGGGATACCCGAACGACGTGCCGGTGCGGGACTACGACTTCTTCGCGCCGATCGGCGCCGCCGGATCCGTGCGTCCGCACTTCCACCAGCTTCGCCGTCAGCACCTGTTCCTCGCCGCCTTCGGGGACCGTCTCGCGACGTACCCCGCCCGCATCGGGCCGTCCGAGCCCGATGGTCTCCGCTGGTCGGTGCGCGGCGATCGCGACAGGGGCTTCCTCTTCGTGAACAACCACCAGCCGGCGCTCAGTCCGCTCGACCCGGTCGACGGCGTGCGGTTCGAGATCGGCGGGGCGGATGCTCCGGTACGCATCCCCGCAGCGGCGATCGACGTGCCCGCGGATGCCCGCTTCTTCTGGCCGATCCGTCAGCCGTTCGGCGATGTGGAAGCCGTGAGCGCCACCGCGCAGCCGATCAGCGAGATCCTCGTCGGCGCGCAGGCGGTGGTGCTCCTCGCAGCGGTCGACGGCATCGATGTCGAGCTCCACGTCGAGGGCGTGCACGCCGGGGATGTGCGGGGCGCGACCGCGACGCCGGGCGAGGAGGGTCGCCTCGTGCTCCGCCCGGAAGCCGCTCCCGGCATCGACTGCCGCGTGGTGATCGGCACGACCGTCTTCGTGATACTCGACTCTGATACCGCGGATGCCGTCTGGCGAGGTCCCGTCGGCGGGGTCGACAGCGTGGTCGTCTGGCCGCACGGCGGCTGGTTCGACGACACGGGCTTCGTGGTGGAGCGGCAGCAGGCGGATGCCGAGGTCCTGGTGCTCCGGGCATGGAACGACGCCGACGGCGCCGATGGCGTCGGGTTCGTGACGAGCACGGTCGCGGGTGCGAGCGGCACGCTCCCTCTCCCTGTCCCGGAGTTCGCGACCGCTCCGGTCGTCTCGCTGCGCACGGGCGGTCCGGCATCCCGATCCTCTGCGCCGACCGATGCGGACTTCGCCGACGCGGCGGTGGCGGAACTGCGGATCCCGAACGAGGTCTGGCAGGACGACGTCGAGCGGGTGGTGCTCGAGGTCGCCTGGACGGGCGATGTCCTCCGCGTGTACCTCGGCGACGAGCTCATCGCCGACCAGTTCTGGTCGGGGCGGAGGCTGGAGGTCGACCTCTCCGAGTACCGCGAGCGACTGGAGCAGCGGCCGCTGCGTCTCGCGGCGTTCGCGTGGAACCCGCGTGCACGCGTGTACGTGGATCCGCGGGTGCGGCCCGCGGCATCCGTCCCTGAGCTCTCCGTGCAGTCGGCGACGGTGCACGCTCGGCGGTACGCGCGCGCCTTCTGACGCGCCTCCGACGCAGGCTGCGTCCTAGCCCTTGTGCTGGGCGCGGTAGGCAGTCGGGCTGAGGTCGTGCACGCGGCGGAACTGCCGCGAGAAGTACAGCGGATCGGCGTAGCCGACGGCGGCGGCGACCTCGGCGACGGTGAGCGACGAGGTGTCCAGCAGCGCACGCGCCCTGCCCATCCGGAGCGAGGTGTGGAAGGCCGCAGGCCCGCTGCCGGTCGCCTGGCGGAACAGCGCGCTGAGGTGCGAGGGCGAGAGTCCGACCAGTGCCGCGAGGTCGGCGACCGGGATGGTGCCGTCGACCCGTGCCTCGAGGTAGCGGATGGCGCGCTCCAGCGGCGAGCCGTCTGCCGGCAGCGTGCTGTCGACCGTCAACCGCGTCAGCAGGTTCCAGGCGATGCCGGATGCCGCGACCAGATGTGCGGGGGAGATGCGCCGCTCGAGGAGCGTCACGAGCTCGTCGAACAGCGCGACGACCCGGTCTACCGCCCGCAGTCGCACGAGACGGGTGCCGCCTGCCGGAGCCGTCAGCTCGGCGGCATCGGTTCCGCCGACGTGCAGCCACCAGATCGTCCATGGGTCGGCCGTGGAGCTGCGATACTCGTGCGGGGCGCCCGCCGGGATCGCGATGCCGGTTCCGGGACCCAGTACGTACTCGTCGCCGCCGAATCGCACGTCGCCGGACCCCGCGATGCAGACCAGGACGATCGTCTCGGCGGCACCGTCCCGGCGCACACGGACGTGCCCCTCGGCGCGCGGGAAGAGCCCGGCGTCGGTCACCGTGAGGCGGCGCGTGACGGGGGAGGCGAGCGCGAGATCCACCTGCGGACGAGGCACGACGCAGAGTCGCTGATGTGCGAATCCCTCGGCCCGCTGTGTCGTCGTTTCGTCCATGTGATCCCTCGTTCTCACCATACCCGCCGGGCTCCGGCGCTCGTAGCCTCGGAGGGTGGCCGACGCGGGCCGCCCGGTCCGAGGAGAACCCATGACGGTCGATTCCCGAGAGCAGCTCCACCTCCCCGAGGTGCCGGAGCGGCTGCGGCCGACGCTCGATGCCGGACACCCCGTCGCCTGGCGGGAGCCTCTGACCATCACCACGTACGAGGCCGGCGCCCCCAGCCCCTACCCGATGTTCTTCGACCGGCGCGTCTACCAGGGCTCCAGCGGTGCGGTGTATCCGATCCCGTTCATCGAGAGCATCGACCGCGAGGCGAGCCCGCGGGACTGGGATGCGGTCCACATCGAGAACGAGTACGTGCGCCTCGTCGTGCTGCCCGAGCTCGGTGGCCGAATCCACGTCGGGTACGACAAGGTCACCGGCTATGACTTCTTCTACCGCAACACCGTGATCAAGCCCGCCCTGGTCGGACTCGCAGGTCCGTGGATCAGCGGCGGTGTGGAGTTCAACTGGCCGCAGCATCACCGTCCGGCGACCTTCCAGCCGGTGGAGGTGCAGATCGAGACGGATGCCGACGGCACGGTCACCGTCTGGTGTCACGACCATGATCCGTTCGCCCGCATGTCGGCGCAGCACGGCGTGCGACTGAGGCCGGGGAGCTCCGTGGTCGAGGTCGCGGTGCGGCTGCACAACCGCACGCCGCAGCGGCAGAGCTTCCTCTGGTGGGCGAACGTCGCAGCCCGGGTGCACGACGACTACCAGGCCTTCTTCCCGGAGGATGTGCACCACGTCGCCGATCACGCGCGCCGTGCGCTCACGGCGTTCCCTGCAGCTGACCGTCCGTATTACGGCGTCGACTATCCAGCGCTCGCTCGGGATACCCCTGGAACCGATCGGATCGACTGGTACCGCAACATCCCGGTGCCCACCTCGTACATGATCGTCGACTCGCAGCAGGACTTCTTCGGCGGATACGACCATGCGGCCGGGGCCGGGTTCGTGCACTGGGCAGAGCGTCGGGTCGCGCCGGGCAAGAAGCTCTGGACCTGGGGTGATGCGCCCTTCGGACACGCGTGGGACGCGCAGCTCACGGACGCGGACGGGCCCTACATCGAGCTGATGGCGGGGGTGTACACCGACAATCAGCCGGACTTCTCGTGGCTCCTGCCGGGTGAGACGAAGACCTTCACGCAGTACTGGTATCCGATTCCCGCGATCGGAGTCGTGCATCAGGCGACGCCGGATGCCGCCGTGCACGTCGACCGCGACGGAACCGCCGTGTCGGTCGCCGTCGCGGTGACGAGGCCCAGACCAGGGGCACGCGTCGAGATCCGCTCCGCGGGACTCGTCGTGCAGGATCAGCGCCTCGACCTCGAGCCCGGAGTCCCGATGCGGGTCAGCGCCGAGGGTGTCGCGGTGGAGGACGATCTCGACGTGCGGGTGCTCGACGCCGACGGACGCGTGCTGGTGCGCTGGGTGCCGGGCGAACCGGCGGACGCCGAGGAGCCCTGGGTGGCCGAGGAGCCGCCGGCCCCCGCGGATATCCGCTCGGTCGAGGAGCTGTACCTCACGGGGCTGCACCTGAGTCAGTACCGGCATCCGACGCGCTCGCCGATGCCGTACTGGCGCGCGGCGCTCGACCGTGATCCCGGTGATTCGCGCACCCACCTCGCCGTCGCCGATCGCCTGCTCCGGCAGGGACGGTACGACGACGCCCTCGGCCACGCCCGCGCCGCCGTGGCCAGGGTGACGCTGCGGAACGCGAACCCGACGGACGCCGAGGCCTTCTACCTGCTCGGCCTCGTGCTGGCCCGGCTCGGACGCACGGCCGAGGCGCAGCAGGCGTTCGGCAAGGCGGGGTGGGATGCCACCTGGGCGGCGCCAGCCGGCTTCGCGCTGGCGCAGTCGCTCGCCCACCAGGGGCGGGATCGGGACGCACTGCGGATCCTGGACGAGCTCGATGCCGTGGCCGCGCACGATCCGCGCCGCATCGCCCTGCGTGCGATCCTGCTGCGGCGCACCGGCCGCGACGACGACGCGCAGCGGGGGCTCGATGTGGCGCTCATCGACGACCCGCTCGCCGCGACCCTGCGGTTCCTCGCGGGTGAGGAGATCCACGACACCGGCATCCTGCTCGACGTCGCGCTGGAGGTGAGGGACGCCGGCGACACGGCAACCGCTCTGCTGCTCCTCGGCCGCGTCCAGTCGGCCGAGGTGACCCCGACCGGCAACCTCGGACCGATCGCCCACCATCTCGCGGCCGCGATCCACGAGGCGGAGGGGCGCCTCGACGACGCCGCCGCGCACCGTCGACGTGCCGAAGCGGCCGACCTCACCTGGGCCTTCCCCAGCGGGCTCGACGCGCTCGACGCCCTGGAGCGGACGGTCGCTGCCGACCCGGACGCGGCGACCGCGCGGATGCTGCTCGGCACGCTGCTGTACGCCTCGGGGGGGCGGCGGGCAGACGCCGCAGCGCAGTGGGATGCGGCGATCGGGCTCGGACTCCGGCATCCGGTGCTGCTGCGCAATGCCGCGCTGGCGGCTTTCAGCGTCACAGGGGACGACACCCGCGCCTGGGCGCTCTACGAGCAGGCCGTGGCACTCGCGCCGGACGATGCCCGGCTGCGCTACGAGCAGGACCAGCTCGCCGCCCGACTCGGGCAGGAGGAGGCCGAGAGGTTCGAGCGCCTTGAACCACACGAAGCGCTGGTGCTGACCCGCGACGACTTCGCGATCGCCTACGTGCGGGTGCTGCTCGCCGTCGGTCAGGCGTCCCGCGCGCACCGCATCCTGTGCGAGCGGGAGTTCCGGCCCTGGGAGGGCGGAGAGGGCGAGGCGCTCGCCGCGTGGGATGCGACTCTCGCCGCGCTCGACCTGCCACGGACGGATCCCCCCGCGAACCTGGGCGAGGCGCGCAACCCGTACACGCCGCCCATCGCACGTCACGCATCCGGCGAGACGGACTACTTCGCCACGAGCCTTCCTGAGCTGCTGCTGTTCACCCGGCAGCCCGTCGAGGACTGACGGGGAGCGTCGACGATGACCGAACGGTACCTAGGTACGGGGCACGAGGCGGATGCCGGGCCGCGCCTGCCGCTCGGCGTGCCCGCGCACCTGCCGCAGCGCCTCGCGATCACGCTCTGGGACTTCTCCTGGTACACCAGGGCGGGGGAGGGGGAGCCGTACGCCGACCTCGAACGGGCCTGCGCCGATGCCGTCGACCTCGGCTACAACGCCATCCGAATCTGCGCCGCACCCCTGCTGCTGTTCGGGCACCCCGAGCTGTCGACGCTCGCGCGGGATCTCGAGATCGAAGGTCTCGGCGCGGCGCCCGACGGCGGCTTCTACGGTCGGGGCACCCGGTGGTACGACGTGCCCGGCGGGTTCCGCATCGACCTGCTCGAGCGCCTGCGGCAGCTGCTCGAGGCGGCGAGGCGGCACGGTCTCGTGGTCATCCTCGCGAGCTGGGAGTATCAGCAGTCGACGAGCTTCGCGCGGTCGTCGGCATGGTTCGAGGCGATCGACGCCGTCCCGCTCGAGCGGCGCTATGCGCATCTCGCGACGGCATGGGGTCGGCTGATCGACTGGGTGACGGATCTCGGTCTCCGCGCGCAGATCGCGATGGTCGAACTGCACAACGAGGTGGACTTCTCGATCCTCCCCGCGCTCGCCGGCGAGGGTGAGCGGGCGCTGCGAGCGCTGCAGCACGAGCATCCGGATCTCCTGATCACGGCGAGCTA
This genomic interval from Microbacterium hydrocarbonoxydans contains the following:
- a CDS encoding beta-galactosidase, producing MTTATTTTQTATRYRVDLPRPAAATPSGLDIGDPVGVGRRIEVTDRYLSRDGRPWIPVMGEYHFVRDRRDVWERELRTMRSGGIDVLATYVFWLAHEEVEGEFRWDGDRDLRAFVQTAARVGLDVVLRIGPWAHGETRNGGFPDWLQARDLAHRTDDPAYLAAVQRWYAAIAGQVADLVHRPDDPGAPIIGIQIENELYDQPKHLATLRSMAESAGLAASLFTATGWGGAQLPPGHFLPVYAGYADGFWEESDTGWPDFGRQHFTFSEVRDDLTVGADLRQTRAEASESESGVSDPWPYATCELGSGMATAYHRRPLVDAEDVSALALTKLGSGSAWQGYYMFHGGRHFEGVRSTTQESQETGYPNDVPVRDYDFFAPIGAAGSVRPHFHQLRRQHLFLAAFGDRLATYPARIGPSEPDGLRWSVRGDRDRGFLFVNNHQPALSPLDPVDGVRFEIGGADAPVRIPAAAIDVPADARFFWPIRQPFGDVEAVSATAQPISEILVGAQAVVLLAAVDGIDVELHVEGVHAGDVRGATATPGEEGRLVLRPEAAPGIDCRVVIGTTVFVILDSDTADAVWRGPVGGVDSVVVWPHGGWFDDTGFVVERQQADAEVLVLRAWNDADGADGVGFVTSTVAGASGTLPLPVPEFATAPVVSLRTGGPASRSSAPTDADFADAAVAELRIPNEVWQDDVERVVLEVAWTGDVLRVYLGDELIADQFWSGRRLEVDLSEYRERLEQRPLRLAAFAWNPRARVYVDPRVRPAASVPELSVQSATVHARRYARAF
- a CDS encoding AraC family transcriptional regulator translates to MDETTTQRAEGFAHQRLCVVPRPQVDLALASPVTRRLTVTDAGLFPRAEGHVRVRRDGAAETIVLVCIAGSGDVRFGGDEYVLGPGTGIAIPAGAPHEYRSSTADPWTIWWLHVGGTDAAELTAPAGGTRLVRLRAVDRVVALFDELVTLLERRISPAHLVAASGIAWNLLTRLTVDSTLPADGSPLERAIRYLEARVDGTIPVADLAALVGLSPSHLSALFRQATGSGPAAFHTSLRMGRARALLDTSSLTVAEVAAAVGYADPLYFSRQFRRVHDLSPTAYRAQHKG
- a CDS encoding DUF5107 domain-containing protein, translating into MTVDSREQLHLPEVPERLRPTLDAGHPVAWREPLTITTYEAGAPSPYPMFFDRRVYQGSSGAVYPIPFIESIDREASPRDWDAVHIENEYVRLVVLPELGGRIHVGYDKVTGYDFFYRNTVIKPALVGLAGPWISGGVEFNWPQHHRPATFQPVEVQIETDADGTVTVWCHDHDPFARMSAQHGVRLRPGSSVVEVAVRLHNRTPQRQSFLWWANVAARVHDDYQAFFPEDVHHVADHARRALTAFPAADRPYYGVDYPALARDTPGTDRIDWYRNIPVPTSYMIVDSQQDFFGGYDHAAGAGFVHWAERRVAPGKKLWTWGDAPFGHAWDAQLTDADGPYIELMAGVYTDNQPDFSWLLPGETKTFTQYWYPIPAIGVVHQATPDAAVHVDRDGTAVSVAVAVTRPRPGARVEIRSAGLVVQDQRLDLEPGVPMRVSAEGVAVEDDLDVRVLDADGRVLVRWVPGEPADAEEPWVAEEPPAPADIRSVEELYLTGLHLSQYRHPTRSPMPYWRAALDRDPGDSRTHLAVADRLLRQGRYDDALGHARAAVARVTLRNANPTDAEAFYLLGLVLARLGRTAEAQQAFGKAGWDATWAAPAGFALAQSLAHQGRDRDALRILDELDAVAAHDPRRIALRAILLRRTGRDDDAQRGLDVALIDDPLAATLRFLAGEEIHDTGILLDVALEVRDAGDTATALLLLGRVQSAEVTPTGNLGPIAHHLAAAIHEAEGRLDDAAAHRRRAEAADLTWAFPSGLDALDALERTVAADPDAATARMLLGTLLYASGGRRADAAAQWDAAIGLGLRHPVLLRNAALAAFSVTGDDTRAWALYEQAVALAPDDARLRYEQDQLAARLGQEEAERFERLEPHEALVLTRDDFAIAYVRVLLAVGQASRAHRILCEREFRPWEGGEGEALAAWDATLAALDLPRTDPPANLGEARNPYTPPIARHASGETDYFATSLPELLLFTRQPVED
- a CDS encoding cellulase-like family protein, whose amino-acid sequence is MTERYLGTGHEADAGPRLPLGVPAHLPQRLAITLWDFSWYTRAGEGEPYADLERACADAVDLGYNAIRICAAPLLLFGHPELSTLARDLEIEGLGAAPDGGFYGRGTRWYDVPGGFRIDLLERLRQLLEAARRHGLVVILASWEYQQSTSFARSSAWFEAIDAVPLERRYAHLATAWGRLIDWVTDLGLRAQIAMVELHNEVDFSILPALAGEGERALRALQHEHPDLLITASYGKPPHLAMHRVSEALGAAQFHVYSYGVLDALQQRIDIRSEHTEGFPNPTLRSLLLDGAPTPAEYGRPADWKLRATVVTDQMIYGYDWVDPGLWDEWLAEHDAPYRLMMRREIESRVAAVAGWAHWRQVPAVIGEGWLGYTPLHAWYEESEYGRAFAECGVDAALRAGVWGVVLSSNAAPHHPMWQLREWQRMMNARVLAS